One Brassica napus cultivar Da-Ae chromosome C2, Da-Ae, whole genome shotgun sequence DNA window includes the following coding sequences:
- the LOC106355020 gene encoding uncharacterized protein LOC106355020, which translates to MGEGTLYTEEEPYQENYPNVMEGVLEDVMEAPNEEQYGDGVFQAFEAANEPLYEGCVEGISQLYLASRLMKVKTDHNLPESCLDEISQTFRDVLPQPNKSPESYYEMKKLTKALGLPVLKIDVCEDNCMLFWKEDKDLVVCRFCGKDRYHQNHGKGKKRPKQRMFYMPITERLKRLYQLEETAAQMRWHAEHESPEGEMHHPFDGAAWMHFNKVYPDFTEESRNIYLGLATDGFNPVGMSGEAHSVWPVIVTPYNLPPGMCMKREYFFLSVLVPGPRHPKKSIDIYLQPLIEELQSLWSHGAETYDISRKETFTMRAALMWTINDFPAYGMMSGWMTHGRLACPYCLDDTKSFWLKHGRKHSWFDCHRMFLPKEHPYRRNVQAFRRGKTISDDPPPWLTGEEIRYERINNIVGLKKTVE; encoded by the coding sequence ATGGGAGAAGGCACACTGTATACGGAAGAAGAACCATACCAGGAAAACTATCCGAATGTTATGGAAGGAGTATTGGAGGATGTGATGGAAGCACCCAATGAAGAGCAATATGGAGATGGCGTGTTTCAAGCATTCGAAGCCGCTAATGAACCATTATACGAAGGATGTGTAGAAGGTATTTCTCAGTTATACTTGGCGTCACGTTTAATGAAAGTAAAAACTGATCATAATTTACCGGAGTCTTGTTTGGATGAGATATCACAAACGTTTAGAGATGTTCTGCCACAACCAAACAAATCTCCTGAATCATATTAtgagatgaagaagttgacaAAGGCGCTTGGTCTTCCTGTTCTGAAGATTGATGTTTGTGAAGATAACTGCATGTTATTTTGGAAGGAAGATAAAGATTTGGTGGTGTGTCGATTTTGCGGGAAAGATAGATATCACCAGAACCATGGAAAGGGGAAAAAGCGGCCCAAACAAAGAATGTTTTACATGCCTATTACGGAGAGGTTGAAGCGATTGTACCAACTTGAAGAAACTGCAGCACAAATGCGATGGCACGCAGAACATGAGTCGCCCGAAGGAGAAATGCATCACCCTTTTGATGGAGCAGCTTGGATGCATTTTAACAAGGTATATCCTGATTTCACTGAAGAAAGTCGGAATATATATCTAGGCTTAGCAACAGATGGATTTAACCCAGTTGGTATGAGTGGTGAAGCACATTCGGTCTGGCCAGTAATTGTTACTCCGTATAACTTACCTCCTGGGATGTGTATGAAAagagaatatttctttttatccgTCCTAGTTCCCGGGCCAAGACATCCAAAGAAGAGCATTGATATATATTTGCAGCCGCTAATTGAAGAATTGCAAAGTTTATGGAGTCACGGGGCAGAAACATACGATATCTCGAGAAAGGAAACATTCACGATGCGAGCCGCATTAATGTGGACAATTAATGACTTTCCTGCTTATGGCATGATGTCAGGTTGGATGACTCATGGTCgtttagcttgtccatattgtctcgATGATACAAAGTCATTTTGGTTGAAACACGGAAGGAAGCATAgctggtttgattgtcatcgaaTGTTTCTACCTAAAGAGCATCCTTACAGGAGAAATGTTCAAGCGTTTCGAAGGGGGAAGACAATAAGTGATGATCCTCCACCATGGTTGACGGGAGAAGAAATTCGCTATGAAAGAATCAACAACATCGTTGGGctaaagaaaacggttgaatgA